The genomic region CCCAGCGACCTGGACGGCCGCGCCTGGCGCATCCGCAAGCGCGCCCAGAACAAGTTCGGTGTCTACTTCCCGTCGCTGTCCTCCCGGACCATCGTCTACAAGGGCATGCTGACCACGGCCCAGCTGGAACCGTTCTACCCGGACCTTTCGGACAAGCGCTTCAAGACCAAGCTGGCGATCGTCCACTCGCGCTTCTCCACCAACACCTTCCCGTCCTGGCCGCTGGCCCAGCCGTTCCGCACCATCGCCCACAACGGTGAAATCAACACCGTCAAGGGCAACCGGAACTGGATGCGGGCACGCCAGTCCCAGCTCGCCAACCCGCTGCTGGGCGACTCGCCGGAAGAGCTGTTCCCGATCTGCACGCCCGGCGCGTCCGACTCCGCGTCCTTCGACGAAGTTGCCGAACTGCTGTGGCTGTCCGGCCGCCCCATCACGCACGCGATCATGATGATGATCCCCGAGGCCTGGGAAAACCACGCCACGATGGATCCGGCGCGCCGTGCGTTCTATGAGTACCACTCCCTCCTGATGGAACCCTGGGACGGCCCCGCCGCCGTCTCGTTCACCGACGGCGCCCTCGTGGGCGCCACCCTGGACCGCAACGGCTTGCGCCCCGGCCGGTACTGGATCACCGAAGACGGCCTGGTCGTCTTCGCCTCCGAGGTTGGCGTCATCGACGTCGAACCCTCCAAGGTGGTCAAGAAGGGCCGCGTCTCGCCGGGCAAGATGTTCCTGGTGGACACCGAGGCCGGCCGCATCATCGGTGATGAAGAGGTCAAGGCGGAGGTTGCCGCGGCGAACCCCTGGGCCGAGTGGGTCAAGGACAACCTGATCGACCTCAACGAGCTGCCGGAACGCGAGCACGTGGTGCACACCGCCGCGTCCGTGAACATCCGCCAGCGCACCTTCGGTTACACCACCGAAGAGCTGAAGATCCTGCTGGGCCCGATGGCCCGCACGGGCGCGGAACCGCTGGGCGCCATGGGCTCGGACACGCCGGTGGCCGTGCTGTCCAAGCGCCCCCGCCTGCTCTTCGACTACTTCGTGCAGTCCTTTGCGCAGGTCACCAACCCGCCGCTGGACGCCATCCGTGAAGAGCTGGTCACCTCCCTGACCTGCGCCATCGGCCCCAACGGCAACCTCCTGGACACCAAGCAGGTGCGCCAGCCCCAGGTCTCCCTGCCGTTCCCGGTGATCAACAACGACCAGCTCGCCAAGATCGCCAACATCGAGGACGCCGAAGGCAACCGTGTCGCGATGAAGGTCCGCGGCCTCTACCGCCCCGAAGGCGGCGAGAACGCGCTGCGTGCCCGGCTCACCGAAATCTGCGAGCAGGTGTCCGGTGCCATCAACCGCGGTGTGCAGTACGTGGTTCTCTCCGACCGCGACTCCAACGCCCAGTGGGCCCCGATCCCGTCCCTGCTGCTGGTCAGCGCCGTGCACCACCACCTGCTGCGCAGCGCCAACCGCACCAAGACCGCCCTGGTGGTCGAGGCCGGCGACGTCCGCGAGACGCACCATGTGGCTGTCCTCGTGGGCTACGGCGCGTCCGCCGTGAACCCGTATCTGGCCATGGAATCCGTCGAGCAGCTCATCGCTGCCGGCGACGTCGTGGGCGTGACCCCCCAGGACGGCGTCTACAACCTGATCAAGGGCCTCGGCAAGGGTGTCCTGAAGATCATGTCCAAGATGGGCATCTCCACCGTGGCGTCCTACACCGGCGCCCAGACGTTCGAAGCGCTGGGCCTGGGCCAGGAGCTCGTGGATGAATTCTTCGCCGGAACGCATTCCCAGCTCGGTGGCGTGGGCCTGGACGTCATCGCGGCCGAGGTTTCCGCACGGCACCAGATGGCCTACCCGGAGGGCGGCATCGAACAGCCGCACCGGCCCCTGCTGGGCGGCGGCGAGTACCAGTGGCGCCGCGACGGTGAACCGCACCTCTTCAACCCGGAGACGGTCTTCCGGCTGCAGCACGCCACGCGTGAGCGCCGCTACGACATTTTCAAGGCCTACACCAAGGGCGTGGACGACCAGTCCGAGAACCTGATGACCCTCCGCGGTCTGCTCAAGTTCAAGGACGGCGTGCGCCCTGCCGTGCCGCTCGAGGAAGTCGAACCGGTCTCCAGCATCGTCAAGCGCTTCTCCACGGGTGCCATGAGCTACGGCTCAATTTCCAAGGAAGCCCACGAGACGCTCGCAATCGCCATGAACCGGCTGGGCGGCAAGTCCAACACCGGTGAAGGCGGCGAGGACGTGGACCGCCTGCTGGATCCGGAGCGCCGGTCCGCCGTCAAGCAGATTGCCTCGGGGCGCTTCGGCGTCACGAGCCTGTACCTGACCAACGCGGACGACATCCAGATCAAGATGGCCCAGGGCGCCAAGCCCGGCGAAGGCGGCCAGCTGATGGCCCAGAAGGTGTACCCCTGGGTTGCCCGGACGCGCCACTCGACCCCCGGCGTCGGACTGATCTCCCCGCCCCCGCACCACGACATCTACTCGATCGAGGACCTCGCGCAGCTCATCTACGATGCCAAGCGCGCGAACCCCTCAGCCCGGGTGCACGTCAAGCTCGTCTCCGAGGTGGGCATCGGCACAGTTGCCGCCGGTGTTACCAAGGCCAAGGCCGACGTCGTGCTTGTTTCCGGGCACGACGGCGGTACCGGCGCCTCGCCGCTGAACTCGCTCAAGCACGCCGGTGTGCCGTGGGAACTGGGTCTCGCAGAGACCCAACAGACCCTCATGCTCAACGGCCTGCGCGACCGCGTGGTGGTGCAGGTGGACGGCCAGCTCAAGACCGGCCGCGACGTCGTCATTGCCGCGCTGCTCGGCGGCGAGGAATTTGGCTTTGCCACGGCACCGCTGGTGGTTGAGGGCTGCATCATGATGCGCGTCTGCCACCTGGACACCTGCCCGGTGGGCGTTGCCACGCAGAACCCCGAGCTGCGCGCCCGCTTCAGCGGCAAGCCGGAGTTCGTGGTTAACTTCTTCGAGTTCCTGGCCGAGGAAGTCCGCGAGATCCTTGCGGAGCTCGGTTTCCGGAGCATCGAGGAAGCGATCGGCCACGCCGAAATGCTGGACACCCAGGAGGCCATCAGCCACTGGAAGGCCGAAGGCCTGGACCTGGATCCGATCCTGCACGGCCTCGAGTTCGACGACGACGCCCCGCTGCGGAACCTGACCGGCCAGAACCACGAGCTGGACAAGCACTTCGACCAGCGGCTCATCACCATGGCCGCCGAGGCGCTGACCGACCGTGCGCCGGTGAAGATCACGGTTGACGTCATCAACACCGACCGCTCGGTGGGCACCATGCTGGGCCACGTCGTGACCAAGACGTTCGGCACGGACGTGCTGGCCACGGACACCATCGACATCACGCTGAACGGCACCGCCGGTCAGTCGCTGGGTGCCTTCCTGCCCGCCGGCATCACGCTGCGCATGTACGGCGACTCCAACGACTACGTCGGCAAGGGCCTTTCCGGTGGCCGGATCATCGTCCGCCCGGACCGCTCCAACGTGTTCCAGGCAGAGCGGAACGTCGTGGCCGGCAACGTGATCGGCTACGGCGCGACGAGCGGCGAGCTGTTCCTGCGCGGCCAGGTGGGCGAACGCTTCCTGGTCCGCAACTCGGGCGCCACCGCGGTTGTTGAAGGCATCGGCGACCACGGCTGTGAGTACATGACCGGTGGCCAGACGCTGATCATCGGCCGCACGGGCCGCAACTTCGGCGCGGGCATGTCCGGCGGTACGGCCTACGTGCTGGACCTGGACACCGCCCGGGTCAACAAGGAAGCCCTGCAGTCCGGCGAACTCCAGCTCCTTGAGCTGGACGCCGAGGACCGCGACATCGTCCACGGGCTGCTGGTCAAGCACGTGGAGGAAACCGAATCCCAGCTGGCTGCGCGTCTGCTCGACAACTTCGATGACACCGCTGCCCGCATTACCAAGGTGCTGCCGCGCGACTACGCCGCAGTGCTGCAAACCCGTCTTGACGCCATCGAAGAGGGCCTTGACCCCGACGGCGAAGAAGTTTGGTCTCGAATCCTGGAGGTGACCGGTGGCTGATCCACGCGGATTTCTGAAAGTACGTCAGCGTGAAACCCAGCCGCGCCGTCCCGTTCCCGTCCGCATCATGGACTGGAAGGAAGTCTACGAGGCCCAGGAAAAGGGTGTCCTGAGGAGCCAGGCCGGCCGCTGCATGGACTGCGGCGTGCCGTTCTGCCACCAGGGCTGCCCGCTGGGGAACCTGATTCCCGAGTGGAACGACCTCATGTGGCGGGACAAAGGCGAGGAAGCGATTGAGCGGCTGCACGCCACCAACAACTTCCCCGAATGGACCGGCCGGCTCTGCCCCGCCCCCTGCGAGGCGTCCTGCGTACTGGGCATCAACCAGCCCGCGGTGACCATCAAGCAGGTCGAGGTGTCCATCATTGATGAGGCCTTCGACCATGGCTGGGTCAACCCTCTGCCGCCGCACCGCCTCACCGGCAAGACGGTCGCCGTCGTCGGTTCCGGCCCTGCCGGCCTGGCGGCTGCACAGCAGCTGACCCGCGTGGGCCACACCGTGGCCGTCTACGAACGGGACGACAAGATCGGCGGCCTGCTGCGTTACGGCATCCCCGACTTCAAGATGGAAAAAGAGCAGGTGGACCGCCGGCTCGAGCAGATGAAGGCCGAAGGCACCCGCTTCCGCACCGGCGTCGCCGTCGGTACGGACGTCACCTGGGAGCAGCTGCGCCGCCGCTACGACGCCGTGGTCATCGCCACTGGCGCCACGGTGCCGCGGGACCTGCCCATCCCGGGCCGAGAACTTGCCGGCGTGCACTTCGCCATGGATTACCTCGTCCCCTCCAACCGCGTGGTGGCGGGGGAGTCCCCGGAGAACCACATCGACGCCCGCGGCAAGCACGTCGTCATCCTCGGCGGCGGCGACACCGGCGCGGACTGCATCGGCACGGCACACCGCCAGCAGGCAGCCTCGGTGACCACCCTGGCCATCGGCAAGCAGCCGCCGCTGGAGCGCGCCGGCCACCAGCCGTGGCCTACGTTCCCCACCCTCTTCGAGGTGGCCAGCGCCCACGAGGAGGGCGGTGAGCGCACGTACCTCGCCTCCACCGTTGAGTTCGTTGGCGAGGACGGCAAGTTGACCGGCGTCAAGGTTGCAGAGACCGAATTCGTGGACGGCAAGCGCCTGCCCAAGGCGGGCACCGAACGGATCATTCCTGCCGATCTGGTTTTCCTGTCCTTGGGCTTCACCGGAGCGGAGCCGGCCGGCATCACCGAGCAGGTCAGCGCCGAGTTCGACGGCCGCGGCAACGTGGCCCGCGACGGTTACTACATGACCAACACCGAGGGTGTCTTCGTGGCCGGCGACGCGGGCCGCGGACAGTCCCTGATCGTGTGGGCCATCGCCGAAGGGCGTGCCGCCGCTGCGGCGGTGGACAAGTACCTGATGGGAAGCACCATTCTTCCTGCACCCGTGGCTCCGACGGACCGCGCCATAGCCGTCCTGTAGCGAGTCGTCGTATAGCGCCAAAGGCGGGGATGGAATTCATCTCCGCGACAACTTAACCAATGCAAGTGACAAATAGGGTAGGTATATGAGACGCGCAAAGATTGTGGCCACCTTCGGACCGGCCATTGCCAGCTATGAAAACACCCTCGCGGTGCTGGAAGCCGGCGTTGATGTAGCCCGCATGAACATGAGTCACGGCGACTACTCCGTGCATGACAACACCTATGAGAATGTCCGCAAGGCTGCGTCCGACCTGGGCAAGGCCGTCGCCATCATGGCCGACCTGCAGGGACCCAAGATCCGCCTGGGCCGCTTCGTTGACGGTCCGCACCAGCTGGCCGTGGGGGATATCTTCACGATCACCACTGAAGACGTACCCGGCACCAAGGACATCTGCTCCACCACGCTCAAGAGCCTCACCGAGGACGTCAACCCGGGCGACGCCCTGCTGATCGACGACGGCAAGGTGGCGCTGCGCGCCATCGAGGTGGACGACGTCAAGGTTGTCGCCAAGGTGACCGTGGGCGGTTTCGTGTCCAACAACAAGGGCATCAACCTCCCGGGCGTTGCCGTCAACGTCCCCGCACTGAGCGAAAAGGACGAGGACGACCTGCGCTGGGCCATCCGCCGCGGCGTCGACCTCGTCGCCCTGTCGTTCGTCCGTGACGCTTCCGACATCAAGCGCGTCCACGAGATCATGGACGAAGAAGGCCGCCGCGTTCCGGTGATCGCCAAGATTGAGAAGCCGCAGGCCGTGGAGCAGCTCCACGAAATCATCGATGCGTTTGACGCGATCATGGTGGCCCGTGGCGACCTCGGCGTGGAGCTTCCGCTGGAGGAAGTGCCGATCGTGCAGAAGCGTGCCATCGAACTGGCACGCCGCTGGGCCAAGCCGGTCATCGTGGCCACCCAGGTGCTCGAGTCGATGATCGACAACCCGCGCCCCACCCGTGCTGAGGCCTCCGACTGCGCCAACGCCGTGC from Arthrobacter globiformis harbors:
- the gltB gene encoding glutamate synthase large subunit, whose protein sequence is MTQTLSSPSWSEPNQPDAAMSPFKRFAALPEASGLYNPEQEKDACGLAIIATLRGEPGYDIVDAALTALRNLEHRGAVGADEGTGDGAGLLMQVPDEFFRAVTEFELPAPGQYVVGTAFLPAEQREADAAKAGIEGLAADEGLTVLGWREVPVVADLVGAMARACMPYFSQPFFASATGEQLDPSDLDGRAWRIRKRAQNKFGVYFPSLSSRTIVYKGMLTTAQLEPFYPDLSDKRFKTKLAIVHSRFSTNTFPSWPLAQPFRTIAHNGEINTVKGNRNWMRARQSQLANPLLGDSPEELFPICTPGASDSASFDEVAELLWLSGRPITHAIMMMIPEAWENHATMDPARRAFYEYHSLLMEPWDGPAAVSFTDGALVGATLDRNGLRPGRYWITEDGLVVFASEVGVIDVEPSKVVKKGRVSPGKMFLVDTEAGRIIGDEEVKAEVAAANPWAEWVKDNLIDLNELPEREHVVHTAASVNIRQRTFGYTTEELKILLGPMARTGAEPLGAMGSDTPVAVLSKRPRLLFDYFVQSFAQVTNPPLDAIREELVTSLTCAIGPNGNLLDTKQVRQPQVSLPFPVINNDQLAKIANIEDAEGNRVAMKVRGLYRPEGGENALRARLTEICEQVSGAINRGVQYVVLSDRDSNAQWAPIPSLLLVSAVHHHLLRSANRTKTALVVEAGDVRETHHVAVLVGYGASAVNPYLAMESVEQLIAAGDVVGVTPQDGVYNLIKGLGKGVLKIMSKMGISTVASYTGAQTFEALGLGQELVDEFFAGTHSQLGGVGLDVIAAEVSARHQMAYPEGGIEQPHRPLLGGGEYQWRRDGEPHLFNPETVFRLQHATRERRYDIFKAYTKGVDDQSENLMTLRGLLKFKDGVRPAVPLEEVEPVSSIVKRFSTGAMSYGSISKEAHETLAIAMNRLGGKSNTGEGGEDVDRLLDPERRSAVKQIASGRFGVTSLYLTNADDIQIKMAQGAKPGEGGQLMAQKVYPWVARTRHSTPGVGLISPPPHHDIYSIEDLAQLIYDAKRANPSARVHVKLVSEVGIGTVAAGVTKAKADVVLVSGHDGGTGASPLNSLKHAGVPWELGLAETQQTLMLNGLRDRVVVQVDGQLKTGRDVVIAALLGGEEFGFATAPLVVEGCIMMRVCHLDTCPVGVATQNPELRARFSGKPEFVVNFFEFLAEEVREILAELGFRSIEEAIGHAEMLDTQEAISHWKAEGLDLDPILHGLEFDDDAPLRNLTGQNHELDKHFDQRLITMAAEALTDRAPVKITVDVINTDRSVGTMLGHVVTKTFGTDVLATDTIDITLNGTAGQSLGAFLPAGITLRMYGDSNDYVGKGLSGGRIIVRPDRSNVFQAERNVVAGNVIGYGATSGELFLRGQVGERFLVRNSGATAVVEGIGDHGCEYMTGGQTLIIGRTGRNFGAGMSGGTAYVLDLDTARVNKEALQSGELQLLELDAEDRDIVHGLLVKHVEETESQLAARLLDNFDDTAARITKVLPRDYAAVLQTRLDAIEEGLDPDGEEVWSRILEVTGG
- a CDS encoding glutamate synthase subunit beta, whose translation is MADPRGFLKVRQRETQPRRPVPVRIMDWKEVYEAQEKGVLRSQAGRCMDCGVPFCHQGCPLGNLIPEWNDLMWRDKGEEAIERLHATNNFPEWTGRLCPAPCEASCVLGINQPAVTIKQVEVSIIDEAFDHGWVNPLPPHRLTGKTVAVVGSGPAGLAAAQQLTRVGHTVAVYERDDKIGGLLRYGIPDFKMEKEQVDRRLEQMKAEGTRFRTGVAVGTDVTWEQLRRRYDAVVIATGATVPRDLPIPGRELAGVHFAMDYLVPSNRVVAGESPENHIDARGKHVVILGGGDTGADCIGTAHRQQAASVTTLAIGKQPPLERAGHQPWPTFPTLFEVASAHEEGGERTYLASTVEFVGEDGKLTGVKVAETEFVDGKRLPKAGTERIIPADLVFLSLGFTGAEPAGITEQVSAEFDGRGNVARDGYYMTNTEGVFVAGDAGRGQSLIVWAIAEGRAAAAAVDKYLMGSTILPAPVAPTDRAIAVL
- the pyk gene encoding pyruvate kinase, with protein sequence MRRAKIVATFGPAIASYENTLAVLEAGVDVARMNMSHGDYSVHDNTYENVRKAASDLGKAVAIMADLQGPKIRLGRFVDGPHQLAVGDIFTITTEDVPGTKDICSTTLKSLTEDVNPGDALLIDDGKVALRAIEVDDVKVVAKVTVGGFVSNNKGINLPGVAVNVPALSEKDEDDLRWAIRRGVDLVALSFVRDASDIKRVHEIMDEEGRRVPVIAKIEKPQAVEQLHEIIDAFDAIMVARGDLGVELPLEEVPIVQKRAIELARRWAKPVIVATQVLESMIDNPRPTRAEASDCANAVLDGADAVMLSGETSVGKYPIETVKTMARIIESTEEHGLERVPPLGTKPKTRGGAITRAAVEIADQLDAKYICTFTQSGDSARRLSRLRPIKPVFAFTPVEHVWNQLALTWGIQPQLVAMVGHTDEMTAQVDRSLLDMGLVEDGDLVVIAAGSPPGKAGSTNSLKVHKVGDLADTPRMGEATEKKEKLGPWPEKKKKNKDRAVAAPAE